A DNA window from Aminivibrio sp. contains the following coding sequences:
- a CDS encoding C4-dicarboxylate TRAP transporter substrate-binding protein — translation MKKALLLLVCLVILASGAPVLAAEVEGDGKSYELMVSTQLADSHPFCRGFYDLAKRVSERTGGKLTVKVFPSAQLGSDEDVIEQAIQGVNVAVVTDAGRMANYVKDIGIVGMAYFADNYDEIMKVQRTNFWKENVKKLAEENGIRVLSFNWFDGARHFLTNKPVRKPEDLKGVRIRTPGAPAWSRSVAALGATPVTMGWTDVYNAVQQKAIDGCEAQHSASYGMRLYEVLKYINKTAHFQLLNGLIVGEKWFSTLPASYQALLREEFEKQGKITAAEVIEKSDVFEAMMVKEGMEVIEVDLPAFKKASEAAYEELGFAEQRKAIYKEIGKE, via the coding sequence ATGAAGAAAGCACTGTTGCTGCTCGTATGTCTTGTGATCCTCGCTTCCGGCGCCCCGGTCCTGGCCGCAGAGGTGGAGGGGGACGGAAAATCCTACGAGCTCATGGTGTCCACCCAGCTCGCCGATTCCCATCCTTTCTGCCGGGGTTTCTACGACCTCGCGAAGAGGGTGAGTGAAAGAACCGGCGGCAAGCTGACCGTGAAGGTTTTCCCCAGCGCCCAGCTCGGCAGCGACGAAGACGTCATCGAGCAGGCGATCCAGGGAGTGAACGTGGCGGTGGTCACCGACGCGGGACGTATGGCCAACTACGTGAAGGACATCGGTATCGTGGGCATGGCCTATTTCGCCGACAACTACGACGAGATCATGAAGGTCCAGCGGACGAACTTCTGGAAAGAGAACGTCAAAAAGCTTGCGGAAGAGAACGGCATCCGGGTCCTCTCCTTCAACTGGTTCGACGGCGCACGCCACTTCCTCACCAACAAGCCCGTCAGGAAGCCCGAAGATCTCAAGGGCGTCCGGATCCGCACCCCCGGCGCTCCCGCATGGTCCCGGTCCGTGGCCGCCCTCGGCGCCACCCCCGTTACCATGGGCTGGACCGACGTATACAACGCCGTGCAGCAGAAGGCCATCGACGGCTGCGAGGCCCAGCATTCCGCCAGCTACGGAATGCGCCTGTACGAAGTGCTGAAGTACATCAACAAGACTGCTCATTTCCAGCTGCTCAACGGGCTCATTGTCGGCGAGAAGTGGTTCAGCACCCTTCCCGCATCCTACCAGGCCCTTCTTCGCGAGGAGTTCGAGAAACAGGGCAAGATAACAGCCGCTGAAGTCATCGAGAAGTCCGACGTCTTCGAAGCCATGATGGTCAAGGAAGGCATGGAGGTTATCGAAGTGGACCTGCCGGCCTTCAAGAAGGCTTCCGAGGCGGCCTACGAGGAATTGGGCTTCGCCGAGCAGCGGAAGGCCATCTACAAGGAAATCGGCAAGGAATAA
- the serA gene encoding phosphoglycerate dehydrogenase — protein MKVLVTDTVSEAGLGLLRKEKDLLVEVRTGLTREELLEAVADADGMMTRSGTPLDAEVLGAAKKLRAVARAGVGVDNIDLAAASRRGIVVINAPTGNTLAATEHTLAMMLSLVRKVPQAWNSVASGEWKRSRFMGMQLSGKRLLVIGLGRIGTQVALRCRAFGMEVSAYDPYISKEKADRAGAQLLDDLAGALSLADVVTLHVPLTAETRKLLDASVLRACKRGAFLVNCARGGLVDEDAVAAGVRSGLLSGAAFDVFDGEPVRADHPLLAPDLREKVILTPHIGANTEEAQSAVAVIAASNLAAALLGRPYEHAVNLPFSEQLLSDGRRTYLSLARKMGYLAAHLLREPVKGIRVTLRGPLFPGGDDPICFEVPYHYSPFTVAGLKGMLEVSHGPEVNYMSAPLLASDRGIAVEEIRAEGGTYKNLLEVTIGAAGSREEVTVAGTVTEEGRQRVVNLNGYWIEFVPEGTVLLFSNHDRPGVIGKVGTILGEAGSNIANFALGRKNGSGLAVGALQIDSDIPPKVIETFKADADLLWAVKVNFSEAL, from the coding sequence ATGAAAGTGCTCGTGACGGATACCGTATCGGAAGCGGGGCTTGGGCTGCTCCGGAAGGAAAAGGACCTCCTGGTGGAGGTCAGAACCGGCCTCACCAGGGAAGAGCTGCTTGAGGCGGTGGCCGATGCCGACGGCATGATGACCCGCAGCGGCACTCCCCTGGACGCCGAAGTCCTCGGGGCGGCAAAGAAGCTCCGGGCAGTGGCCAGGGCCGGTGTGGGCGTGGACAACATCGACCTCGCTGCTGCAAGCCGCCGGGGAATAGTGGTGATCAACGCCCCCACGGGGAACACCCTCGCAGCCACGGAGCACACTCTGGCCATGATGCTCTCCCTTGTCCGGAAGGTTCCCCAGGCGTGGAATTCAGTTGCGTCGGGCGAATGGAAGCGGAGCCGGTTCATGGGCATGCAGCTCTCGGGGAAACGGCTATTGGTCATTGGGCTGGGACGGATCGGGACCCAGGTGGCCCTCCGGTGCCGGGCCTTCGGCATGGAGGTGTCCGCCTACGACCCCTACATATCGAAGGAGAAAGCGGACCGCGCCGGGGCACAGCTCCTGGACGACCTCGCCGGGGCCCTCTCCCTCGCCGACGTGGTCACCCTCCATGTGCCCCTCACCGCAGAGACCAGGAAGCTGCTCGACGCTTCTGTGCTTCGGGCCTGCAAACGGGGGGCTTTTCTGGTGAATTGCGCTCGGGGCGGCCTGGTGGACGAGGATGCCGTGGCCGCAGGGGTGCGCTCCGGCCTTCTTTCAGGCGCAGCCTTCGACGTGTTCGACGGCGAACCCGTGCGGGCTGACCATCCTCTCCTCGCCCCGGACCTCCGGGAGAAAGTCATCCTGACTCCCCACATCGGGGCCAACACGGAAGAGGCCCAGTCCGCCGTGGCGGTGATCGCCGCCTCCAACCTCGCCGCCGCCCTCCTGGGGAGGCCCTATGAGCACGCGGTGAATCTTCCCTTCTCGGAACAGCTTCTCAGCGACGGGCGGAGGACCTATCTCTCCCTCGCCCGCAAAATGGGGTATCTCGCCGCCCACCTCCTTCGGGAGCCGGTGAAGGGGATCCGGGTCACCCTCCGGGGCCCGCTCTTCCCGGGAGGGGACGATCCCATCTGTTTCGAGGTGCCCTACCACTACTCCCCCTTTACCGTGGCGGGACTCAAGGGCATGCTCGAGGTTTCCCACGGCCCGGAGGTGAACTACATGTCCGCTCCCCTCCTGGCTTCCGACAGGGGAATCGCTGTGGAGGAGATCCGGGCGGAGGGAGGCACCTATAAAAACCTCCTGGAAGTGACCATCGGGGCCGCCGGCTCCCGGGAAGAAGTAACGGTGGCAGGGACCGTCACCGAGGAAGGCAGGCAGCGGGTGGTGAACCTGAACGGCTACTGGATCGAGTTCGTCCCCGAGGGAACGGTGCTCCTGTTCAGCAACCACGACCGCCCCGGGGTCATCGGGAAGGTGGGGACCATCCTCGGCGAGGCGGGATCCAACATAGCCAACTTCGCCCTGGGGCGGAAAAACGGCAGCGGCCTCGCCGTGGGAGCCCTCCAGATTGACAGCGACATCCCGCCGAAGGTTATCGAGACCTTCAAGGCCGACGCGGACCTTCTCTGGGCCGTGAAGGTGAACTTCTCGGAGGCCCTGTGA
- a CDS encoding histidine phosphatase family protein: MKRIFLVRHGETDWNREGRFQGQMDIPLNRTGLGQAQAVAEALKDVPLDRIVASPLSRTRETARPLAELTGLPVEMNDGLVEIGHGLWEGRTAGEVEAEWPGMLAAWHGHPELLTMPGGENLADVRDRAWPAFLRTVEGEGDSVVIVSHDAVLKVLLCRIFDSPLSSFWRFQLANGSITILELGRHGWRVPLMGEAGHLGSVFRRVEQTAL; the protein is encoded by the coding sequence ATGAAGCGTATCTTTCTTGTGCGGCACGGGGAAACGGACTGGAACAGGGAAGGACGGTTCCAGGGGCAGATGGACATCCCGCTGAACCGGACGGGCCTGGGCCAGGCCCAGGCTGTCGCTGAGGCGCTGAAGGACGTTCCCCTGGACAGGATCGTGGCGAGCCCTCTTTCCAGAACCAGGGAGACCGCCCGCCCCCTGGCGGAGCTGACGGGCCTGCCGGTGGAGATGAACGATGGGCTCGTCGAAATAGGACACGGCCTGTGGGAAGGGCGCACCGCCGGTGAAGTGGAGGCGGAATGGCCGGGAATGCTCGCGGCCTGGCACGGACATCCCGAGCTATTGACCATGCCCGGCGGGGAGAACCTGGCGGACGTGCGGGACCGCGCCTGGCCGGCCTTCCTGCGGACGGTCGAGGGAGAGGGAGACTCAGTGGTGATCGTCTCTCATGACGCAGTGCTCAAGGTTCTCCTCTGCCGGATCTTCGACAGCCCTCTCTCCAGCTTCTGGCGGTTCCAGCTCGCCAACGGCAGCATTACCATTCTCGAACTGGGCCGCCACGGGTGGAGGGTTCCCCTGATGGGAGAGGCCGGACATCTGGGCAGCGTCTTCCGCCGGGTGGAGCAGACGGCATTGTAA
- a CDS encoding aspartate aminotransferase family protein — translation MFTGKRDISRCLRLVEEDRAITSPAAKLPYYPLVVKRGRGATIEDVDGNMYIDFLSSAGAVNTGHCHPKVVEAIRKQTEDLILYTHVYMYHEPIIELTKELLSITPGTFRKRAYYGLAGSDANDGIIKLARIATGRPKILAYLRAYHGSTYGALSMSAVSLPMHRGLGPLLPDIYHVPYPDPYRTPFPGMTEDEVADFAIEQIRIAFSTNIPPDETAAIVIEPIQGDSGLVVPPKKYMQSLRKLCDEYGILLVSEEVQQGFGRTGKWFGIENFDVVPDAVVMGKAIASGLPLGAVVARADLMEKWQAPAHLFTAAGSPVCCAAALATISVIREENLLQNAVEVGARIKNRFFEMQKKYEIIGDVRGVGLSIGVDLVKNRDTKERHGEAAAKICYRAWERGLLLSFFSGSVLRIQPPLVITKEQADSAMDIIEESFEDFFAGDIPDSVFETVKGW, via the coding sequence ATGTTTACCGGAAAAAGAGATATCAGCCGCTGCCTCCGCCTGGTCGAGGAAGACAGGGCCATTACGTCCCCTGCCGCAAAACTGCCCTATTATCCTCTCGTCGTCAAAAGAGGAAGGGGCGCCACCATTGAAGATGTGGACGGAAACATGTACATCGATTTTCTTTCAAGCGCCGGAGCGGTGAACACGGGACACTGCCATCCGAAAGTTGTGGAGGCTATCCGGAAACAGACGGAGGACCTCATCCTGTATACCCACGTCTACATGTACCATGAACCGATTATTGAACTGACGAAAGAGCTTCTCTCCATCACCCCGGGAACTTTCCGCAAGAGGGCCTATTACGGCCTGGCGGGGTCCGACGCCAACGACGGGATCATAAAACTGGCCCGGATCGCCACAGGCCGCCCAAAAATCCTTGCCTATCTCAGGGCCTATCACGGCAGTACCTACGGAGCCCTTTCCATGAGCGCCGTGAGCCTGCCCATGCACAGGGGACTCGGACCGCTGCTTCCCGACATTTACCATGTCCCTTACCCTGACCCCTACCGTACGCCTTTCCCCGGAATGACCGAGGATGAGGTTGCAGACTTCGCCATCGAACAGATACGGATCGCCTTTTCCACGAACATCCCCCCCGACGAGACGGCCGCGATAGTAATCGAGCCGATCCAGGGTGATTCCGGCCTTGTGGTTCCGCCGAAGAAGTACATGCAGTCCCTTCGGAAGCTCTGTGACGAATACGGAATTCTCCTCGTTTCAGAGGAAGTGCAGCAGGGTTTCGGCCGCACGGGCAAATGGTTCGGCATCGAAAACTTCGACGTGGTCCCCGACGCCGTCGTCATGGGAAAGGCTATCGCGTCCGGGCTGCCCCTTGGAGCTGTGGTTGCGAGGGCGGACCTGATGGAAAAATGGCAGGCTCCCGCGCACCTTTTCACTGCGGCAGGCAGCCCCGTCTGCTGTGCGGCAGCCTTGGCCACCATCTCCGTCATCCGGGAGGAAAACCTTCTTCAGAACGCAGTGGAAGTGGGGGCACGCATCAAGAACCGCTTCTTCGAAATGCAGAAAAAATACGAAATCATCGGCGACGTAAGGGGCGTCGGCCTCTCCATCGGCGTAGACCTCGTCAAGAACCGCGATACGAAAGAACGCCACGGGGAAGCGGCTGCGAAGATTTGCTACCGTGCATGGGAAAGGGGACTCCTCCTCTCCTTCTTCAGCGGAAGCGTCCTGAGAATCCAGCCTCCCCTGGTGATCACGAAGGAACAGGCAGACAGCGCAATGGACATCATAGAAGAATCCTTTGAGGACTTTTTCGCCGGGGACATCCCCGACAGCGTCTTCGAAACGGTCAAGGGCTGGTAA
- the dctP gene encoding TRAP transporter substrate-binding protein DctP, whose protein sequence is MKFTGRTKKLLVCLVALSFLAAFFGMASAAEPQFKMRLAQVHPVDSDYDLRAKSFAKKVFEGTDGRIQIDVFSGGVLGDWTEIFEMVQRGTIEMSMAQANANFDPQLNLAYYFPYIVTNAKEAQNVYGPGGWAYKIIQDLWAKHNIKALAVVPIGMSGVSLNKVPEKFAEPGASHGLKVRVMPIKPCEWTYEALGYIATPIPYAEAYSAIQTGIADGQMGGPPFQAWQFKDVNKVWIQYNDYFESWWFAINMDLWNKISKEDQEVMLKAAQEESEIQWARAEEADEEYRQKLAKEYGWEIVMLTQEQLDTLAAHVRKVVWPKMEEIVGKDLMDRVYKESGIAR, encoded by the coding sequence ATGAAGTTTACCGGCAGAACAAAAAAACTCCTGGTTTGTCTTGTTGCTCTTTCGTTTCTCGCCGCCTTCTTCGGAATGGCATCGGCGGCAGAGCCCCAGTTCAAGATGCGGCTTGCCCAGGTCCACCCCGTTGACAGCGACTATGACCTGAGGGCGAAATCATTCGCGAAGAAGGTCTTTGAGGGAACCGACGGAAGAATCCAGATCGACGTCTTCTCGGGAGGAGTTCTGGGAGACTGGACCGAGATATTCGAAATGGTCCAGAGGGGAACCATCGAAATGAGCATGGCCCAGGCCAATGCCAACTTCGACCCCCAGCTGAACCTCGCCTATTACTTCCCCTACATCGTCACGAACGCCAAAGAGGCCCAGAATGTCTACGGCCCTGGCGGCTGGGCTTACAAGATCATCCAGGACCTGTGGGCGAAGCACAACATCAAGGCCCTTGCAGTGGTTCCCATCGGCATGTCGGGAGTCTCCCTCAACAAGGTTCCCGAGAAGTTCGCCGAACCGGGAGCGAGCCATGGCCTGAAGGTCCGCGTCATGCCCATCAAGCCGTGCGAGTGGACCTACGAGGCTCTCGGCTATATCGCCACCCCCATACCCTATGCTGAAGCCTACAGCGCAATCCAGACCGGAATTGCCGACGGCCAGATGGGAGGACCTCCCTTCCAGGCATGGCAGTTCAAGGACGTGAACAAGGTCTGGATTCAGTACAACGATTACTTCGAGTCCTGGTGGTTTGCCATCAACATGGACCTCTGGAACAAGATTTCCAAGGAAGACCAGGAAGTCATGCTGAAGGCGGCCCAGGAAGAGTCGGAAATCCAGTGGGCCCGTGCGGAAGAGGCCGATGAGGAGTACCGCCAGAAGCTCGCCAAGGAATACGGGTGGGAGATCGTTATGCTCACCCAGGAGCAGCTTGACACGTTGGCAGCTCATGTCCGGAAGGTCGTATGGCCGAAGATGGAAGAGATCGTCGGAAAAGATCTTATGGACCGGGTCTACAAGGAGTCGGGCATAGCCCGCTGA
- a CDS encoding TRAP transporter large permease yields the protein MDHIVIDLLVLISSIVIGIPVPFCFMLAAIYMGVIYFPDFSFLMTIGFRGLNSLTILSIPFFIIAGALMSSAGIAERLTNFANSMLGRLRGGMGAASIVACAIFGAISGTASSAVACIGGIMIPRLEKLGYPRGYSTGMLSCASVLGQLIPPSVPMILYGWVTQQSVAACFLSTVVPGIITTTLFCIINYFMVGRFPGIKVDDPLPPKERNRLVWKAGKKGFWSLLMPVIILGGIYGGVTTPTEAAAVAVFYAIVIGFFVHKELTMTVFFRSLKSAATTSGVIVLMLFFVTILGRLYTMQQVPMKIANFLLGTSDNKYVILIMVNIFLIIIGMLMDDLSGTMLAAPLLMPLMLRIGVHPIHFAAILGTNLGLGNVTPPTAPILYLGGRVGNVQIDEYLKPALIYMFFGFLPVIILTTYVPDLSLFLPRLIMGIK from the coding sequence ATGGATCATATAGTCATCGATCTTTTGGTTTTGATTTCCAGCATCGTCATCGGGATTCCGGTTCCGTTCTGTTTCATGCTGGCGGCCATTTACATGGGGGTCATTTATTTCCCCGACTTCTCCTTCCTCATGACCATCGGCTTCCGGGGGTTGAACTCCCTGACCATCCTCTCCATCCCGTTCTTCATCATCGCGGGAGCCCTCATGAGCTCCGCCGGCATCGCCGAAAGGCTGACGAATTTCGCCAACTCCATGCTGGGACGCCTCCGGGGAGGAATGGGGGCGGCAAGCATCGTCGCCTGCGCCATTTTCGGGGCAATCTCCGGCACCGCCTCCTCCGCGGTGGCATGCATCGGCGGCATCATGATCCCGCGCCTGGAAAAACTGGGTTACCCGAGAGGCTACTCCACGGGAATGCTCAGCTGCGCATCGGTCTTGGGCCAGCTCATTCCGCCGAGCGTCCCCATGATCCTCTACGGGTGGGTGACCCAGCAGTCAGTCGCTGCATGCTTCCTCTCCACGGTGGTTCCCGGAATTATCACCACCACTCTTTTCTGCATCATCAACTACTTCATGGTGGGCAGATTCCCCGGCATCAAGGTGGACGATCCTCTTCCGCCGAAGGAGAGAAACAGGCTTGTCTGGAAGGCCGGGAAGAAAGGCTTCTGGAGCCTTCTCATGCCCGTGATCATCCTCGGGGGCATCTACGGCGGAGTCACCACGCCCACGGAAGCCGCCGCCGTCGCCGTATTCTACGCCATTGTCATCGGCTTTTTCGTTCACAAGGAGCTGACCATGACGGTGTTTTTCCGCTCCCTGAAGTCTGCTGCCACGACGAGCGGTGTCATCGTGCTCATGCTTTTCTTCGTCACCATCCTCGGCCGCCTGTACACCATGCAGCAGGTCCCCATGAAAATTGCCAACTTCCTGCTTGGAACTTCAGACAACAAGTACGTCATCCTCATCATGGTGAACATATTCCTGATCATCATCGGCATGCTCATGGACGACCTGAGCGGAACCATGCTCGCCGCTCCGCTCCTCATGCCTCTCATGCTGAGGATAGGCGTGCACCCCATTCATTTCGCAGCCATTCTCGGGACGAACCTGGGCCTCGGCAACGTGACCCCTCCCACGGCGCCCATTCTCTATCTCGGAGGCAGGGTCGGCAACGTCCAGATAGACGAGTACCTGAAGCCGGCCCTCATCTACATGTTCTTCGGGTTTCTGCCCGTCATTATCCTGACCACCTATGTGCCTGACCTTTCGCTTTTCCTTCCCAGGCTGATCATGGGAATCAAGTAG
- a CDS encoding TRAP transporter small permease — translation MKKLFDMIWVLLRKIENFIMITSTIILVTLVLTQVALRYIFKMPLMGVEELATMTGFWMYMMGSASGARERNHIRADLIRSVMKNEKTYRKIQTFVTLITFILACVMTNWCWNYILWSIKSWERSPALMIPMVYSQMSLLASAALMAFYFFIELLDNFRQAAGKPGLVLPRAPYDE, via the coding sequence ATGAAAAAACTTTTTGACATGATATGGGTTTTGCTCAGAAAAATCGAAAACTTCATAATGATCACCAGCACGATTATCCTGGTCACCCTCGTGCTGACGCAGGTCGCCCTCCGCTACATCTTCAAGATGCCCCTCATGGGGGTGGAGGAACTCGCAACCATGACCGGCTTCTGGATGTACATGATGGGATCCGCCTCCGGCGCAAGGGAGCGGAACCACATCAGGGCGGACCTCATCCGCTCGGTGATGAAAAACGAGAAGACATACCGGAAGATCCAGACATTCGTTACCCTCATCACGTTCATCCTTGCCTGCGTGATGACGAACTGGTGCTGGAACTACATCTTATGGTCCATCAAGTCGTGGGAACGCTCTCCGGCCCTGATGATCCCCATGGTGTACTCCCAGATGAGCCTTCTTGCTTCCGCAGCGCTCATGGCGTTCTATTTCTTCATTGAACTGCTCGACAATTTCCGCCAGGCCGCAGGGAAACCCGGCCTTGTGCTGCCCAGGGCGCCCTACGATGAATAG
- the ortB gene encoding 2-amino-4-oxopentanoate thiolase subunit OrtB → MNNSYESVMARKNEIMKKSLLMDFDQFEQGKLSFDYEGMMNQYGYSLEEIRRIQREAHVGDTPLIELHNLTRTVRALSPKGKGARIMIKDEAANPSGSFKDRRASVSCRFAQAKGFPGVAAATSGNYGAALVSQANIRNLKTIIVQEVFDSLGRGQPEIVEKTRKCEALGAEVIQTSVGPELFYYLLLVLEETGFFNASLYTPLSIAGIETIGWEIAEQCRNLHGGLPAAVVITHAGGGNVTGTARGLRKAGAEDVKIIGASVNLEGLHMASDRDFNLKSFTTGHTGFGVPFATWPDRSDVPRNAARPLRYLERYVTVNQGEVFYITEALAVLEGLERGPAGNTALTAAFALAREFDEDQFIVVQETEYTGAGKHHYAQLAFAKENGIRIETGDPATEKPGRNIVFPSHPDQIRAREVDLDPLRASLVRNALRNRGVRPSDLSKADLDFLAEEVSRDAAFVSGILNSL, encoded by the coding sequence ATGAATAATTCCTATGAAAGCGTCATGGCCCGCAAAAACGAAATCATGAAAAAGTCCCTTCTCATGGATTTCGACCAGTTCGAGCAGGGAAAGCTTTCCTTCGACTACGAGGGAATGATGAACCAGTACGGCTATTCCCTGGAGGAAATACGAAGGATCCAGAGGGAGGCCCATGTCGGCGATACACCCCTCATCGAGCTCCACAACCTTACGCGTACGGTCCGGGCTCTCTCTCCGAAGGGAAAAGGCGCGCGCATCATGATCAAGGACGAGGCCGCCAATCCTTCCGGCAGTTTCAAGGACAGGAGAGCCTCCGTATCGTGCCGTTTCGCCCAGGCAAAGGGCTTTCCGGGCGTGGCGGCCGCCACGAGCGGAAACTACGGCGCTGCCCTGGTGTCCCAGGCGAATATCCGCAACCTGAAGACCATCATCGTCCAGGAGGTCTTCGACAGCCTCGGGAGAGGCCAGCCGGAGATCGTCGAAAAGACGAGAAAGTGTGAAGCCCTGGGCGCCGAGGTGATCCAGACGAGCGTCGGTCCCGAACTTTTTTATTACCTCCTGCTGGTTCTCGAAGAAACAGGATTTTTCAATGCCTCGCTCTATACGCCCCTGAGCATCGCAGGCATCGAGACCATAGGTTGGGAAATCGCCGAGCAGTGCAGGAATCTTCACGGGGGACTCCCTGCCGCGGTCGTCATTACCCACGCGGGAGGGGGCAACGTCACCGGGACCGCCAGAGGACTCCGCAAGGCCGGAGCGGAGGATGTGAAGATCATCGGCGCCAGCGTCAACCTTGAAGGACTTCACATGGCCAGCGACAGAGATTTCAACCTGAAATCCTTCACCACCGGGCATACGGGCTTCGGCGTGCCTTTCGCCACGTGGCCCGACCGGTCTGATGTTCCGCGCAACGCCGCACGGCCCCTCCGCTACCTCGAACGGTATGTCACCGTCAACCAGGGAGAGGTTTTCTACATTACCGAGGCCCTGGCCGTACTGGAAGGACTTGAACGGGGCCCCGCCGGCAACACCGCTCTCACCGCCGCCTTCGCCCTCGCCCGGGAGTTCGACGAGGACCAGTTCATCGTCGTGCAGGAGACGGAGTATACGGGGGCGGGAAAACACCATTACGCCCAGCTCGCCTTCGCAAAGGAGAACGGCATCCGCATCGAAACGGGGGATCCGGCAACAGAGAAACCGGGGAGGAACATTGTCTTTCCTTCCCATCCCGACCAGATTCGCGCCCGCGAGGTGGACCTTGATCCCCTGAGGGCTTCCCTGGTCAGGAATGCGCTCAGAAACAGGGGCGTCCGCCCCTCCGACCTTTCAAAGGCCGATCTGGATTTCCTGGCCGAGGAAGTGAGCCGGGACGCCGCTTTCGTCTCCGGCATCCTGAACTCTCTCTGA
- the ortA gene encoding 2-amino-4-oxopentanoate thiolase subunit OrtA, producing the protein MEKIRKGSWVQIEWTLLEPSERPEHLPPETRRVPLRMRAKGLLQEEASVGDSVSVLSTCGRTLTGTLVAENPPFTHSFGPQVTELIGLGDYLRSLWRTTDE; encoded by the coding sequence GTGGAGAAAATCAGGAAAGGCAGCTGGGTTCAGATCGAATGGACGCTCCTGGAACCATCGGAACGACCGGAACATCTCCCCCCCGAAACCCGCCGGGTACCGCTGCGTATGAGAGCGAAAGGGCTCCTTCAGGAGGAGGCTTCCGTCGGCGATTCTGTTTCTGTGCTTTCCACCTGCGGTCGTACCCTGACCGGCACCCTTGTGGCGGAAAATCCTCCCTTCACCCATTCATTCGGACCCCAGGTCACCGAGTTGATAGGACTCGGGGATTATTTGCGCTCGCTATGGAGGACCACCGATGAATAA
- a CDS encoding NAD(P)-binding domain-containing protein, whose amino-acid sequence MTKERIGFIGLGIMGKRMALNLLKAGYSMTIRSGNEETRKEFAARGVRVVGTPSEVAAESDVIITMLPGAPEVEEVFLGEHGIIPAVRVGSVCIDTSSIDPVTAVRIASELRKKGAAMLDAPVSGGQEKAESGTLSIMVGGDEPVFERCLGILKSMGRDVVLVGGPGAGQIAKLVNQCIVAVNMAIVGEAMCLGKKAGVDPRKIFEAIRGGLAGSQCMTDKAPRMFSGDYTPGGKMWLHVKDLKNVMAACREFDVAMPLTESVLAMMEDVVRDWGPETDHGGVAKYFEKLNGVSLVTRDS is encoded by the coding sequence ATGACGAAAGAACGGATCGGATTCATCGGCCTGGGGATCATGGGGAAGCGGATGGCGCTGAACCTGCTCAAGGCGGGGTATTCCATGACCATCCGCAGCGGGAACGAAGAAACCCGGAAGGAGTTTGCCGCCAGGGGCGTCAGGGTGGTGGGGACACCCTCTGAGGTGGCGGCCGAAAGCGACGTGATTATCACCATGCTGCCGGGGGCGCCCGAGGTGGAGGAGGTCTTCCTCGGCGAACACGGTATCATCCCGGCCGTCCGAGTGGGGAGCGTCTGCATCGACACCAGTTCGATCGATCCTGTCACGGCGGTACGGATAGCCTCCGAACTCCGGAAAAAAGGTGCCGCCATGCTCGACGCACCGGTCAGCGGAGGCCAGGAAAAGGCGGAATCCGGCACGCTGTCGATCATGGTCGGAGGAGACGAACCGGTTTTCGAGCGCTGCCTCGGCATTCTGAAATCCATGGGAAGGGACGTCGTCCTGGTGGGCGGCCCCGGGGCCGGGCAGATCGCCAAGCTCGTGAACCAGTGCATCGTCGCCGTCAACATGGCGATAGTCGGCGAGGCCATGTGTCTTGGAAAAAAGGCAGGGGTGGACCCGCGAAAGATCTTCGAGGCCATACGCGGAGGCCTTGCAGGAAGTCAGTGCATGACGGACAAAGCGCCGCGCATGTTCAGCGGGGACTACACCCCCGGCGGAAAAATGTGGCTCCACGTCAAGGACCTGAAAAACGTGATGGCCGCGTGTCGGGAGTTCGACGTCGCCATGCCGCTGACCGAAAGCGTTCTGGCGATGATGGAAGATGTCGTACGGGACTGGGGCCCGGAAACCGACCACGGCGGCGTGGCAAAATATTTCGAGAAGCTTAACGGCGTCTCGCTGGTGACGAGGGATTCCTGA